Within Micromonospora narathiwatensis, the genomic segment GTCGCCGGCTGGCCGTGGTCGGGGTGGCCGTCGCGGTGGCGCTGCCGCTGGCCGTGCCCGGGATGACCGGCGGGCTGCTGGACCGGATCGGCGACTCGACCGGCGACGGCAACGGCCGGCCCGGCCAGGGCGGCAACGCCGGCCGGATCGACCTGTTCGCCGCGCTCAGCGGCCAGCTCAACCAGAGCGAGGTGACCGAGCTGGTCAAGGTCACCACCAATGAGCCGGCGCCGTTCTACCTGCGCTTCGGGGTGGCCGACGAGCTGAGCCCCGACGGCTTCCGGGACCGCGTACCCAGCGGGAAGTCGGTGAACCGGGACCTGGCCGACCCGTCGGAGCAGCCCGGCCGCGGCGTCGAGCGGCATCGGTACCGGGCCAGTGTCGAGGTGAAGAACCTCAACATGCCCCTGCTGCCGGTCTACGCCGAGCCGGTGAAGGTGGACAGCCTCGGCGGCAACTGGCGCTACGACCCACAACTCCGGATCGTCTTCTCCAACCGCGAGAACTCGCGGGGCAAGCGCTACTCGTTCGACTACGTTCGCTCGACGTACAGCCCCTCGGCCCTGCGCGCGGCGCCTTCCCTGCCGGCCGACGACCCGATACTGCGCCAGCAGCCCATCCCACCGCCGGTCCGCGCGGTCGACGATCTGGTCGCGCGGCTGGTCAAAAACAAGCAGAACGACTACGACAAGGTCCGGGCGATCTACGACTACTTCTCGGTGGAGAACGGGTTCAGCTACTCGCTCTCCACCCGGGGCGGCACCAGCGGCGACGACATCACCGACTTCCTCACCAGCAAGGTGGGCTTCTGCCAGCAGTACGCCGCCGCGATGGCCTGGCTGGTCCGGGCGGCCGGCATCCGGGCCCGGGTGGTGTTCGGCTTCACCAACGGCAGCAACTCCGGCGGCAGCTACGTGCTGACCAACAAGAACCTGCACGCCTGGACGGAGGTCTTCTTCAACGGGTTCGGCTGGGTGCCGTTCGACGCCACCCCCGCGGCCAGCGTGCAGGGCTCGGTCCGGTCGGCCTGGGCTCCGGACGCCGACGCCCCCGACGAGATCACCCCGTCGCCGGGGAGCACCTCCGCGCCGGGCGGGGTCGACCCCTCGGCCGGCCCGAACGGCCCGGACCGGCTCGACAAGGACGCCGACCAGGGCCTCTCCGTCGGCGACGGCGGCCCCACCCGGCAGTCGCCGGTCTGGCCGTGGTGGGCGGCCGGCCTGGTCGCCCTGCTGGCGCTGCTCGCGATGCCGGCGCTGCGCCGGTCCACGCTGCGCCGGCGTCGACGGGCCCGGGCTGCGGCACCGGCGGCCACCACGCTGGCCGCAATCCCCGGCCCGCGGGGCGAGGTGCGTGACATCGTGGTCGGGGTGGACGCCGACCGGGCCCGCACGGACGCGCACGCCGCCTGGGACGAGCTGCTGGACACCCTGGTCGACTTCCAGGTCCGCGTCGACGGGACGGAGACCCCCCGGGCGACCGCCGAGCGGCTGGCCCGGGAGACCCTCACCGAGGACGCCGGGGCGGTCGACGGGGTACGGCTGCTCGGCCGGGCGGAGGAGCGGGCCCGCTACGCCCGCGACCCGCTGACCGGCGAGGCACTCCACCCGGCCCTGCGGTCGGTACGCGGAGCGCTCGCCAGCCGGGCGGACCGGCGTACCCGGATCATGGCGGCCCTGCTGCCGCCGTCGGTGCTGCTGCGCTGGCGGACCGCGGCGGCGGAGCGCTCGGCCCGGCTGGTCACCGGCGGCGGGCAGCTACGGCAGCGGCTGCTGCGCTGGAGCCCGCGACGCCTGCTGGCCGGCCGCCCGGCCCGCTGACCGTCCCGCCCGCCGGCGCTCCCCCGCCGGCGGGCGGGCCCATCACGGCCACGGCCACGGCCACCGAGCCGACCTTTCGTTCACGGCTGCGGGGCTCCGCTCCGCCACGCACCTCGCGCTCACGCCTGCCGGGCGGAGAGCCGGGGCATGGAGAAGCGACCGCGCTCGCCGGACGGTTCCGGCGACGCGCCGTCGCGTGCGGCCCGCCTCAAGGGCGGGACGTGGTCAGCGGTGCCCCTCCGGGCGCTGCCGCCAACGATCCTCCATCCGGTCGAGGAACGATCCCCGCCGGCCCGTCCGGCCCCGGGTTCGACGGCTCGTCGTGCCCCCCACCACGTGCAGGTCGGGGGACTGGGAGCGCCGGTGCGACTGCACCGCGTAGCCCAGTGAGGCCAGCATGACGACAAAGCCCGCCACGGCCAGCGGGGGCGTCTTGATCACGGCACCGTAGATCAACAGGGCCAGACCAGCGATGACCACGCCGGCAGCGACGAGCACGCGACGCCGCGCGTGGAAACGCGGGTCGCTGGCGCGCACAGCCGAGGCGAACTTGGGGTCCTCGGCAAGCGACCGCTCGATCTGCTCGAACAGCCGCTGCTCGTGCTCCGAGAGCGGCACGGCACTCCTCCCCGGTCACGTTGGTCGGCCCGGTCGGGCCGACAGACCGTGGCAGCCAACCGGCTGCTTACCCGCAAGTCTACGAGGGGGCTCGCGCGTCGGAAAGCGGGACGACCTATGGCCCGGCCGGTTTTTCGACCCGTCGCGGATCACGCCTGCCGAGCAGACTAGCCGGACCTATGACGGACCGCCCGAATCGGGCAGCCGCCGCGTCCGCCGCCGCCTCCGCCTCCCGCCAGCCACGCTCGGGCGCGCCGAGAGCGAGCTGGCGCGGCGTCTCCTGGGCGGCGGCCAGCCCCTCCAGGCGTACGCCGACCAGGCGGACCGGCTCGCCGGGGGCGAGCGCGGTCCACAGCGCCCAGGCCGTGTCGAACATCTCCCGCGCGGTGTCGGTGGGCACCGTGAGGGTGCGGGAGCGGTTGACCGTGCGGAAGTCGGCCAGCCGGACCTTGAGCGACACGGTGCGCCCCACCTGCCCGGCCGCCCGCAGCCGGGCGCCGACCTTCTCGGCCAGCGCCAGCAGGGCGCGGCGGATCTCCGTCGGATCGGTGACATCGGTGTCGAAGGTCACCTCCGCGCCGATCGACTTCTCCACCTGGTCCGGGGAGACCCGGCGCGGGTCCCGCCCCCAGGCCAACTCGTGCAGGTGGGTCGCGGCAGCCTCGCCGACCGCCCGCCGGAGCAGGCCGGCCGGTGCCTCGGCCAGCTCGCCCACGGTGTGCAGGCCGAGCCGGCGCAGCGCCTCCGCGGACCGCTCCCCCACGCCCCAGAGCGCCGCCACCGGCAGCGGGTGCAGGAACTCCAGGACCCGGGTGGCGGGCACCACGAGCAGGCCGTCGGGCTTGGCCCGGGTGGAGCCGAGCTTGGCCACGAACTTGCTCGGCGCCACGCCGACCGAGCAGGTGAGCCCCTGCTCCTCGGCGACCCGCCGGCGGATCAGCCGGGCGATCCGGGACGGGGGGCCGAAGAGCCGGCGGGCGCCGGCCACGTCGAGGAACGCCTCGTCCAGGGAGAGCGGCTCGACCAGCGGGGTGACGTCCCGGAAGATCCGCATCACCGCCCGGGAGGCCGCTGAATACCGGGCGAAATCCGGCGGCAGGTAGACCGCGTGCGGGCAGAGCGCCCGGGCGCGGGCGGTGGGCATGGCGCTGCGGACGCCGTAGCGGCGGGCCTCGTAGCTGGCCGAGCTGACCACCCCGCGCGGCCCGATCCCGCCCACCACGACCGGCCGGCCGCGCAGCTCGGGCCGGTGGCGCACCTCGACCGAGGCGAAGAAGGCGTCCATGTCGACGTGCAGGATCGGGCAGCCGGTGTCGTCGGCGTCCGGCCCGAAGCGTGGATCACCGCCCCGGGGCAACGACTGGCTGCGGCCCATTCCGGCAGGCTAGCCGTCCGGTCCGACAGTCCGGCCGACCGGTGGGCCGGGGCCGTCAGCCGCGGACGACCAGGAGCGGGATGGTCATCTCGGCCGCGGTGTCCGCGCCGTGGTACGCCACCAGCCGGGACTCGATCGGCAGCTCCGAGCGGGTGGCGACCACCGCGTACGTGCCCCGGCAGACCACCACCACGTCGCCGATCCGGCGCAGGTGCTCCTCGGGCACCGGCCCGAACCAGCCGGTGGCCACCGCCTCGTCCCGGGTCATCACCCGGGCAGCGCCGTCGAGCACCGTCGACCAGGCGGCCACCACGTCGGCGGCGGCCCCCGGCTCCACGTGCAGGTAGCGGACCCGGGGCTCGCCGGCGACCACCCGCACCCCGGCGCGCAGCCGGGGATCGGTGTCCAGGTCGATCCGGTGGTCGTCCGGCACGTTGAGCTGACCGTGGTCGGCGGTGACCAGCAGCGCCGCGTCCGGCGGCAGCCCGTCGACCAGCCGGGCGAGCAGCCGGTCCACCTCGGCTGCGGCGAGCCGCCAGGGCACCGAGTCGACGCCGCTCAGGTGCCCGTGCCGGTCCAGGTCGGGGTGGTAGCCGGAGACCAGGGCCGGCCCGGCGCCGGCCGCGAGCGCGGTGAGCAGCTGACCGGCCAACTCGTCGACGTCGGAGGCGCCCCGGTAGTCGCCGCCCCGGTTCGCGGCCAGGGTCAGGCCGCTGCCCCCGTACTCGGGGCGGCTGACCACGGTGACCGCGACCCCGGCGGCGCGGGCCCGCTCGTACCAAGTCGGGACGGGCTGCCAGCGCAGCGGTTCCGGGTCGCCGGCCCAGTCGATGTGGCTGAGCACCCGGTCGGTGCCGGGGACCCGGACCTTGAAGCCGAGCACGCCGTGCGCTCCGGAGGGCGTGCCGGTGCCGAGGGTGACCAGGCTGGTCGGGGTGGTGGACGGAAACCCGGAGGTGAGCGGGGCGCCGACGGTGGCGGCCAGGCCGGCCAGGGTCGGGGCGTACGGGGCGGCGGTGGGGATCTGGTACCAGCCGAGCCCGTCGACCAGCAGCACGGCGATCCGGCGTACCCCGGCCAGCCGGGGACCCAGGCCGAGCAGGTCGGCCGCGCCGGGCACGCCGAGCACCGCGAGGGCGCTGGGCAGGATGTCGGCGAGACTGCCACCGCCGTAGCGGGGCGCGACCTGCTCGAACGGATCCGCCGCCGGGCCGGTCATGCCGGGCGGCGGGCGAACAGGTGCAGCTGGGCGGCGAGGTCCCGGTAGGGCGGCCGGGCGGCCAGGGCCCGCTCCAGCTCGACCAGGGCGGCCGGCTGACCGTCCGCCACCGCGGCCGGGAGCAGGTCGGCGAGCACGCGTACGCCGTGAATCTCCTCGACGACGAGCCCGGCGGCGGCGAGCAGCGCCGCCGCGCCGTCGGCGTCGTAACGCCGGCGCAGGGTGTCCCGGGGGCCGGCGCTGCCGGCCGGGTCGGCGGCCAGCGCGGCGGCGACGTCGAGGTGCCCGTTCATCGCCCGGGTCAGCACGGCGGCGGCGCGGCCGGCGACCAGGACGCTGGCCGCGCCCCCGGGACGCAGGGCGGCGGCGAGTGCGGCGACCACCGGGACGGGGTCGTCGACCACCTCCAGCACGGAGTGGCAGAGCACCAGGTCGACGGCGGCCGGCTCGACCAGCCCGGCGAGCGCGTCACCGTCGCCCTGGATCGCGCGTACCCGATCGGCGACCCCGGCCTCGGCGGCCCGGCGGGTCAGCGCGGCGAGCGCGTCGGGACTGGCGTCGACCACGGTGACCCGGTGGCCGGCCTCGGCGAGCGGGACGGCGAAGCCGCCGGTCCCGCCGCCGACATCGAGCACGGTGAGCTGGTCGCCGGTCCGCCGGTCCAGCTCGGCCCGGAGGACCGCCCAGATCACGGCGGTACGAGGGGTCAGGGTTCGGGTCTGCTCCACGCCGCCGAGCCTAGTCACCCCGGGACACCGGGTCAGGAGTCGCCGCCGCCGGCGGGGTCCTCCTCCGCGCGGGACCGGTGGGCGTTGGCCACCGGGCCGTCGGTCACCTGGTATTCGCGGGGCTCCACCTCGTGGCTCGGCGACCAGCCGGCCGACAGCCGGGTGCGCCGGGTGTTCGCCACCCCACCGGAGTACGTGCTGTGCACGGTCATGTTTTCTTCCCCCCAGACGAGCGGGCCACTCTGCCCGCGCGTGCCGGCAGTCTCCCGTCTCCCGGTCCGGAAAACCGTAATGTGGATCACTCCACTCAGCGGAAATCCCGGGACGCCGGGGTGACGGGAGGCTCGATCGCATCCAGTCGGTCCGCGGTGAGGCTGGTGACGCCCTCGTGCCGCTGCAACCGGCCCCGCACCACCAGCGCCGCGCTGGTGCGGGCGATTCGACGGTATCGCTGCCAGAGCCCGGGGGAGCAAGTGACGTTGAGCATACCGGTCTCGTCCTCCAGATTGAGGAAGGTCACCCCGCCCGCGGTCGCCGGCCGCTGCCGGTGGGTGACGATCCCGCCGACCCGGATCCGCCGACCCGGATCCACCCCGCCGAGCCGGGCGATCGGCACCGCGCCCAGGGCGTCCAGCCGGTCCCGGATGAACCGGGCCGGGTGGCTCTCCGGGGACAGGCCGGTGGCCCAGACGTCGGCGACGAGGCGGTCCACCGCCTCCATCCCGGGCAGGGTGGGCGGGGTCGCGCCGGTCACCGTGCCGGGCAGCCGACCCGGCCGGTCCTGGGCCGCCGCGCCGGCGGCCCAGAGGGCCTGCCGCCGGGTCAGCCCGAAGCAGGCGAAGGCGTCCGCGGTGGCCAACGCCTCCAACTGCGCGGCGGTCAGGCCGACCCGCCGGGCCAGATCCGGCATGTCCCGGTACGGCCCGTGCGCCGTCCGCTCCGCCTCGATCCGCTCGGCCACGTCGTCGCCGAGGGTGCGTACGCTGCCCAGCCCGAGCCGGACCGCCGGCCCGCCCAGCCCCCAGGCGTGCGGCGGCTCCCCCGGTTGGCTCCCCCACCGGGTCTCCGGGGTGGACTCCAGCACCGCCTTGGCGCCGCTGGCGTTGATGTCCGGCCGGCGCACCTCGACACCGTGCCGGCGGGCGTCGTCGACCAGGGTCTGCGGCGAGTAGAAGCCCATCGGCTGGGCGTTGAGCAACGCGGCCAGGAACGGGCCGGGGTGGTAGCGCTTGAGCCAGGAGCTGGCGTAGACCAGGTAGGCGAAGCTCATCGCGTGGCTCTCCGGGAAGCCGTAGCTGGCGAACGCGGTGAGCTTGCGGTAGACGTCCTCGGCCAGCTCGCCGGTGATCCCCCGCTCGGCCATCCCGGCGTACAGCCGGTCGGCGATCTGCGC encodes:
- a CDS encoding transglutaminase TgpA family protein; translation: MTAHRNLGFVAAAATLLAAAPLSAIFQRWTWLVEATIAVGAVAAAAALSRLARAPLWGQILAMLAGLLIALTWLFPGGTEFLAFLPTPATFGHFGELLGASMQDMRSYGVKVKDLDSLLFLAVLGIGVVAVVVDVLTVALRRPALAGLPMLAIYSVPVAVYVDSVPATPFVVGACGYLWLLVTDNVDRVRRFGRRFTGEGRDVDVWEASPLAAAGRRLAVVGVAVAVALPLAVPGMTGGLLDRIGDSTGDGNGRPGQGGNAGRIDLFAALSGQLNQSEVTELVKVTTNEPAPFYLRFGVADELSPDGFRDRVPSGKSVNRDLADPSEQPGRGVERHRYRASVEVKNLNMPLLPVYAEPVKVDSLGGNWRYDPQLRIVFSNRENSRGKRYSFDYVRSTYSPSALRAAPSLPADDPILRQQPIPPPVRAVDDLVARLVKNKQNDYDKVRAIYDYFSVENGFSYSLSTRGGTSGDDITDFLTSKVGFCQQYAAAMAWLVRAAGIRARVVFGFTNGSNSGGSYVLTNKNLHAWTEVFFNGFGWVPFDATPAASVQGSVRSAWAPDADAPDEITPSPGSTSAPGGVDPSAGPNGPDRLDKDADQGLSVGDGGPTRQSPVWPWWAAGLVALLALLAMPALRRSTLRRRRRARAAAPAATTLAAIPGPRGEVRDIVVGVDADRARTDAHAAWDELLDTLVDFQVRVDGTETPRATAERLARETLTEDAGAVDGVRLLGRAEERARYARDPLTGEALHPALRSVRGALASRADRRTRIMAALLPPSVLLRWRTAAAERSARLVTGGGQLRQRLLRWSPRRLLAGRPAR
- a CDS encoding DUF3040 domain-containing protein, giving the protein MPLSEHEQRLFEQIERSLAEDPKFASAVRASDPRFHARRRVLVAAGVVIAGLALLIYGAVIKTPPLAVAGFVVMLASLGYAVQSHRRSQSPDLHVVGGTTSRRTRGRTGRRGSFLDRMEDRWRQRPEGHR
- a CDS encoding DNA polymerase IV, producing the protein MGRSQSLPRGGDPRFGPDADDTGCPILHVDMDAFFASVEVRHRPELRGRPVVVGGIGPRGVVSSASYEARRYGVRSAMPTARARALCPHAVYLPPDFARYSAASRAVMRIFRDVTPLVEPLSLDEAFLDVAGARRLFGPPSRIARLIRRRVAEEQGLTCSVGVAPSKFVAKLGSTRAKPDGLLVVPATRVLEFLHPLPVAALWGVGERSAEALRRLGLHTVGELAEAPAGLLRRAVGEAAATHLHELAWGRDPRRVSPDQVEKSIGAEVTFDTDVTDPTEIRRALLALAEKVGARLRAAGQVGRTVSLKVRLADFRTVNRSRTLTVPTDTAREMFDTAWALWTALAPGEPVRLVGVRLEGLAAAQETPRQLALGAPERGWREAEAAADAAAARFGRSVIGPASLLGRRDPRRVEKPAGP
- a CDS encoding alkaline phosphatase family protein, which gives rise to MTGPAADPFEQVAPRYGGGSLADILPSALAVLGVPGAADLLGLGPRLAGVRRIAVLLVDGLGWYQIPTAAPYAPTLAGLAATVGAPLTSGFPSTTPTSLVTLGTGTPSGAHGVLGFKVRVPGTDRVLSHIDWAGDPEPLRWQPVPTWYERARAAGVAVTVVSRPEYGGSGLTLAANRGGDYRGASDVDELAGQLLTALAAGAGPALVSGYHPDLDRHGHLSGVDSVPWRLAAAEVDRLLARLVDGLPPDAALLVTADHGQLNVPDDHRIDLDTDPRLRAGVRVVAGEPRVRYLHVEPGAAADVVAAWSTVLDGAARVMTRDEAVATGWFGPVPEEHLRRIGDVVVVCRGTYAVVATRSELPIESRLVAYHGADTAAEMTIPLLVVRG
- a CDS encoding methyltransferase domain-containing protein produces the protein MTRLGGVEQTRTLTPRTAVIWAVLRAELDRRTGDQLTVLDVGGGTGGFAVPLAEAGHRVTVVDASPDALAALTRRAAEAGVADRVRAIQGDGDALAGLVEPAAVDLVLCHSVLEVVDDPVPVVAALAAALRPGGAASVLVAGRAAAVLTRAMNGHLDVAAALAADPAGSAGPRDTLRRRYDADGAAALLAAAGLVVEEIHGVRVLADLLPAAVADGQPAALVELERALAARPPYRDLAAQLHLFARRPA